One genomic segment of Vagococcus intermedius includes these proteins:
- a CDS encoding CatB-related O-acetyltransferase, translated as MMELFKAKKVYTRARMEGTRFKEGDSLIIGEYAVIEPYTLFLKGNHFHTMGAFSSTVSILPVNTVIGRYSSIANNVSRTFGNHPTDRFTTSMLTYDATVIPFNDYLEERGVDYPFVPQKSKNGSPIIIGNDVWVGQDVRFVSTGVTVGDGAIVGAGALVTKDVPPYAIVGGVPAKVLKYRFPQEIIDQLLELKWWRYGYADFTTVLPNDDIQTFIDKVKALEQSGKIKEFKPTPMTIADITKAMSEDT; from the coding sequence TTGATGGAGTTATTTAAAGCTAAAAAAGTCTACACAAGAGCCCGTATGGAAGGGACAAGGTTTAAGGAAGGTGACAGCCTAATCATTGGAGAATATGCTGTCATAGAACCCTATACACTTTTTTTGAAAGGCAATCATTTTCATACGATGGGAGCATTTAGTTCAACGGTGAGTATTCTTCCAGTTAATACTGTAATAGGGAGATATTCTTCAATAGCTAATAATGTTAGCAGGACATTTGGGAATCATCCAACCGATCGATTTACGACCTCAATGTTGACCTATGATGCCACAGTTATCCCATTTAATGATTATTTAGAAGAACGAGGTGTAGACTATCCGTTTGTCCCACAAAAGTCTAAGAATGGTTCCCCTATTATTATTGGAAATGATGTCTGGGTGGGTCAAGATGTGCGTTTTGTCTCAACAGGCGTGACGGTGGGAGATGGTGCGATTGTTGGTGCAGGGGCTTTAGTGACTAAAGATGTTCCACCTTATGCTATCGTGGGTGGCGTACCTGCCAAAGTTTTAAAATATCGTTTCCCACAAGAAATTATTGATCAGTTATTAGAATTAAAATGGTGGCGGTATGGCTATGCTGATTTTACAACAGTGTTACCAAATGATGATATACAAACATTTATAGACAAAGTAAAAGCATTGGAACAATCAGGCAAGATAAAAGAATTTAAACCAACACCTATGACAATTGCAGATATTACAAAGGCGATGTCAGAAGATACTTAA